In Natronococcus occultus SP4, the following proteins share a genomic window:
- a CDS encoding winged helix-turn-helix transcriptional regulator has product MPTDDPSADRTEREILEILAADGPMTVSRLAATLAAHPVTIERQCRDLQRAGRVRRCPGGAFAIDDSGDDARAVGD; this is encoded by the coding sequence ATGCCGACGGACGACCCGTCAGCCGACCGGACCGAACGCGAGATCCTCGAGATACTGGCAGCCGACGGCCCGATGACGGTCTCCCGACTGGCCGCGACCCTCGCTGCCCACCCCGTAACGATTGAACGCCAGTGTCGCGACCTCCAGCGGGCGGGACGAGTCCGTCGGTGCCCCGGTGGCGCGTTCGCTATCGACGACTCCGGTGACGACGCGCGGGCGGTCGGCGACTGA
- a CDS encoding SLC13 family permease codes for MVSNAFDRCELAIQRLWAYLWFLNERTKAYLRLDGHAIAADLDGVSDEERRVAKRALSDGGRDPNGDSEATGFGGGDDGGSDDDRSPFDVGGEYELRQKIGFVLGPILFAMIFLSPTPEGLTPEGQAVAAATAWIAVWWMSEAIPIPATSLLPIVLFPLTGAVPAADTTPSYADPLIFLFMGGFFLAMAMQRWGLHRRIALRTIKAVGTAPSRLILGFMLSTAFLSMWVSNSATVMMMVPIALAVIYQTADLVDETELEIDTSEGNFSFGVALMLCIAYGASVGGVATLIGTPPNILFAGQAGELFGTTIGFAEWMLYGVPISIVGLATVYVYVTRVAISPQFDELPIGADTIDRELERLGSMSSQERLVLVVFVGMALSWITASLLEPLVGIVPPDDVDTIVAIGGALVLFTLPTKTEDGDHTFLLDWTNGVDIPWGVILLFGGGLAIASGFGDTGLAAWIGEQLAALEGVSMVFILLAVVSMTVFLTEVTSNTATTAMLMPILAGVAVGIGVHPYGLMIAGATAASFAFMLPVATPPNAIVFGSGYISLPQMARVGVGLNVIGIILITAVALLWLPIAWGIDIGTLPADFAEAFSG; via the coding sequence ATGGTATCGAACGCTTTCGACAGGTGTGAGCTGGCTATACAGCGGCTCTGGGCGTATCTCTGGTTCCTGAACGAACGAACGAAGGCCTACCTCAGACTCGACGGACACGCGATCGCCGCGGATCTGGACGGCGTCTCGGACGAGGAGCGCCGCGTCGCGAAACGGGCGTTGTCCGACGGCGGACGCGATCCGAACGGCGATTCCGAAGCTACCGGTTTCGGGGGTGGGGACGACGGCGGTTCCGACGACGATCGGTCGCCGTTCGACGTCGGCGGGGAGTACGAGCTCCGACAGAAGATCGGCTTCGTCCTCGGGCCGATCCTGTTCGCGATGATCTTCCTCTCGCCGACGCCCGAGGGGCTCACGCCCGAGGGGCAGGCCGTCGCCGCCGCAACCGCGTGGATCGCGGTCTGGTGGATGTCCGAGGCGATTCCGATTCCGGCGACGTCGCTGCTCCCGATCGTCCTCTTCCCGCTGACCGGAGCCGTGCCGGCCGCCGACACGACCCCCTCCTACGCCGACCCCCTGATCTTCCTCTTTATGGGTGGGTTCTTCCTCGCGATGGCGATGCAACGGTGGGGGCTGCACCGGCGCATCGCCCTGCGGACGATCAAGGCCGTCGGCACCGCTCCCTCGCGGCTCATCCTCGGGTTCATGCTCTCGACGGCGTTTCTCTCGATGTGGGTGTCGAACAGCGCGACGGTGATGATGATGGTTCCGATCGCGCTGGCCGTCATCTATCAGACCGCGGACCTGGTCGACGAGACCGAGCTCGAGATTGACACGAGCGAGGGGAACTTCTCCTTCGGCGTCGCTTTGATGCTGTGTATCGCCTACGGCGCCTCGGTCGGCGGCGTCGCGACGCTGATCGGCACTCCGCCGAACATCCTCTTTGCGGGCCAGGCGGGCGAGCTGTTCGGAACGACGATCGGCTTTGCGGAGTGGATGCTGTACGGCGTCCCGATCTCGATCGTCGGGCTCGCGACGGTCTACGTCTACGTGACGCGGGTCGCGATTTCCCCGCAGTTCGACGAGTTGCCGATCGGCGCCGACACGATCGACCGCGAGCTCGAGCGACTCGGATCGATGAGCAGCCAGGAGCGGCTGGTGCTGGTCGTCTTCGTCGGGATGGCGCTGTCCTGGATCACCGCCAGCCTGCTCGAACCGCTGGTCGGGATCGTGCCGCCGGACGACGTTGACACTATCGTCGCGATCGGCGGTGCGCTCGTTCTCTTCACCCTGCCGACGAAGACCGAGGACGGCGACCACACGTTCCTGCTCGACTGGACCAACGGCGTCGACATTCCGTGGGGCGTTATTCTCCTGTTCGGCGGGGGGCTCGCGATCGCCTCCGGGTTCGGCGACACCGGGCTCGCGGCCTGGATCGGCGAACAGCTCGCCGCCCTCGAGGGCGTCTCGATGGTCTTCATCCTGCTGGCCGTGGTCTCGATGACGGTCTTCCTGACGGAAGTGACCTCGAACACGGCGACCACGGCGATGCTCATGCCGATCCTGGCCGGCGTCGCGGTCGGCATCGGCGTCCACCCCTACGGGCTGATGATCGCCGGTGCGACCGCGGCCTCGTTCGCGTTCATGCTTCCCGTTGCGACGCCGCCAAACGCCATCGTCTTCGGCAGCGGCTACATCTCCCTGCCACAGATGGCCCGCGTCGGCGTCGGGCTCAACGTCATCGGAATCATCCTGATCACGGCCGTCGCGCTGCTGTGGCTCCCGATAGCCTGGGGGATCGACATCGGAACGCTGCCGGCCGACTTCGCCGAGGCGTTCAGCGGATAG
- a CDS encoding Tautomerase enzyme, with protein sequence MPLLQFDTTRSLSADERTALADRVTALYAEEMATTTGHVAVTIRERASSAMHLGREVEGPLLFLDAEIRRGRPFERKRAFALATMEYAGEALGIPDPNMKVVFTEHEGEAMMGVDRVGGEWNGSE encoded by the coding sequence ATGCCGCTGTTACAGTTCGACACGACTCGATCGCTGTCGGCCGACGAGCGGACGGCGCTGGCCGATCGAGTGACGGCGCTGTACGCTGAAGAGATGGCAACGACCACGGGCCACGTCGCGGTGACGATCCGCGAACGAGCGTCCTCGGCGATGCACCTCGGACGCGAGGTCGAGGGGCCGTTGCTCTTTCTCGACGCCGAGATCCGTCGCGGACGGCCGTTCGAGCGCAAGCGGGCGTTCGCGCTGGCGACGATGGAGTACGCCGGCGAGGCGCTGGGGATCCCCGACCCGAACATGAAGGTCGTGTTCACCGAACACGAGGGCGAGGCGATGATGGGCGTCGATCGGGTCGGCGGCGAGTGGAACGGATCGGAGTGA
- a CDS encoding MFS transporter gives MDRSYWRTVSLIALWQVAASICYYTVFAATPFFRAEFGLSRFQVGFVVTALTLGYAVFLLPVGALIDRFGEYRSLLVGLVGLAAGATFVAGAPSVATLLAAAFFLGSAYASAIPGTNKAVYDNVAAGRQNLAVGIKQVGVTAGSGISALLVTGLAGVLFWQAGFLVAAVAAIVVAALFAVLYDGSGGGGTAEYPDFRSLSKNRPYRWLVAAGFFLGAALFTTTGYTVLFVQEEIGASVAFGGVVLAVVQLFGSGGRLATGWLSDALPGDPQVRIGSILIVQALASAALFAVVAATSSPIGATVAFAALGFFVLGNTGVYYSCMSTLVGSEEMGGATAGGQLSLVAGSIVAPPAFGYLADVVGYRASWGLLGAGCVLAAGLLVVAVRSEPPIDDPALAD, from the coding sequence ATGGATCGATCCTACTGGCGGACGGTCTCGCTGATCGCGCTCTGGCAGGTCGCCGCGAGTATCTGTTACTACACCGTCTTCGCGGCGACGCCGTTTTTCCGCGCGGAGTTCGGGCTCTCCCGGTTCCAGGTCGGGTTCGTCGTTACCGCCCTGACGCTGGGTTACGCCGTTTTCCTGCTCCCGGTCGGGGCGCTGATCGATCGGTTCGGCGAGTACCGCTCGCTCCTGGTCGGCCTCGTCGGACTCGCCGCCGGCGCGACGTTCGTCGCGGGTGCGCCGTCGGTCGCGACGCTGCTCGCTGCCGCCTTCTTCCTGGGCTCGGCGTACGCGAGCGCGATCCCAGGGACGAACAAGGCCGTCTATGACAACGTCGCCGCGGGTCGCCAGAACCTCGCGGTCGGGATCAAGCAGGTCGGGGTCACCGCCGGCAGCGGGATCAGCGCCCTGCTGGTGACCGGGCTCGCCGGTGTCCTCTTCTGGCAGGCCGGATTCCTCGTCGCCGCCGTCGCCGCCATCGTCGTCGCCGCACTCTTTGCGGTGCTGTACGACGGCTCCGGCGGCGGCGGCACCGCCGAGTACCCCGATTTCCGGTCGCTGTCGAAGAACCGTCCGTACCGCTGGCTGGTCGCGGCTGGCTTCTTTCTCGGCGCCGCGCTGTTCACGACGACCGGTTACACCGTCCTGTTCGTCCAGGAGGAGATCGGCGCCTCGGTTGCCTTCGGCGGGGTCGTCCTCGCGGTCGTCCAGCTGTTCGGCAGCGGGGGCCGGCTCGCGACGGGCTGGCTAAGCGACGCGCTGCCCGGCGATCCACAGGTCCGGATCGGGTCGATCCTGATCGTCCAGGCGCTCGCCAGCGCCGCCCTGTTCGCGGTCGTCGCCGCGACCTCGAGCCCGATCGGGGCCACGGTCGCGTTCGCGGCGCTCGGCTTTTTCGTCCTCGGGAACACGGGCGTCTACTACTCCTGTATGTCGACGCTTGTCGGCAGCGAGGAGATGGGCGGCGCGACCGCGGGCGGGCAGCTCTCGCTGGTCGCCGGCTCGATCGTCGCCCCACCGGCCTTCGGCTACCTCGCCGACGTCGTCGGCTACCGCGCCTCGTGGGGACTGCTCGGCGCCGGCTGCGTCCTCGCCGCGGGGCTGCTTGTCGTCGCGGTTCGCAGCGAACCCCCGATCGACGACCCCGCGCTGGCCGACTGA
- a CDS encoding universal stress protein, whose product MYRVLLPVDDSEARGRAQAAAVLELPSASDEITVDVLHVHEGVSGPDAEWAAGGFSEEYAEQMDENLRERANLPSAVDTATELLEESGVDYEVHESVGDPAETILTAASERDSDAIVIGIQKRSPVGKVLFGSVAQGVILDSDRPVTTVPAAEGEER is encoded by the coding sequence ATGTACCGCGTTTTGCTCCCCGTCGACGACAGCGAGGCCCGCGGTCGCGCCCAGGCCGCGGCCGTCCTCGAGTTGCCCAGTGCCAGCGACGAGATTACGGTCGACGTCCTCCACGTCCACGAGGGGGTGTCGGGTCCCGACGCCGAGTGGGCCGCGGGCGGGTTCTCCGAGGAGTACGCCGAGCAGATGGACGAGAACCTGCGCGAGCGGGCGAACCTGCCAAGCGCCGTCGATACCGCGACCGAACTGCTCGAGGAGAGCGGAGTCGACTACGAGGTCCACGAATCGGTCGGCGATCCCGCCGAGACGATTCTCACGGCTGCAAGCGAACGGGACAGCGACGCGATCGTCATCGGGATCCAGAAGCGCTCGCCCGTCGGGAAGGTGCTGTTCGGCAGCGTCGCCCAGGGCGTGATCCTCGACAGCGATCGGCCAGTGACGACCGTTCCCGCGGCCGAAGGGGAAGAGCGGTAG
- a CDS encoding ArsA family ATPase: MSGIDVEPVDEAETDEGGTDDGDHTIEVTPTESVAEERETISVEPSDEDVDGPDYVLYGGKGGVGKTTMAAATALDSARAGVSTLVVSTDPAHSLSDTFETDVPSEPGRIREDVPLYAAEIDPEAAVDDAGFAAQAQAQGEGAGMFGGLEGMFGEDSPMESLLGGPMPGSDEAAAMQLLLEYLDDERFERVVVDTAPTGHTLRLLQLPELMDTMMGRLMTFRQRIGGMLDGMKGMFGGEEMPDQEPDLQNLEELRERIEQLRAALRDPARTDFRIVLVPEEMSVLESKRLREQLGEFGIPVGTVVVNRVMEPLSDVTDDVEGEFLQPDLESCEFCQRRWDVQQSALAEAQELFRGTDVRRVPLFADEVQGEGMLEVVAACLR, translated from the coding sequence ATGAGCGGAATCGACGTCGAGCCCGTCGACGAGGCCGAGACGGACGAAGGGGGTACCGACGACGGGGACCACACGATCGAAGTGACGCCAACGGAGTCGGTGGCCGAGGAGCGCGAGACGATCAGCGTCGAGCCGTCCGACGAGGACGTCGACGGCCCCGACTACGTCCTCTACGGCGGGAAGGGCGGAGTCGGAAAAACGACGATGGCGGCCGCGACCGCGCTGGACAGCGCCCGCGCGGGGGTCTCGACGCTGGTCGTCTCGACGGATCCGGCCCACTCGCTTTCCGATACGTTCGAGACCGACGTCCCCTCGGAGCCGGGCCGGATCCGCGAGGACGTCCCGCTGTACGCCGCCGAGATCGATCCCGAGGCGGCCGTCGACGACGCCGGCTTCGCCGCCCAGGCGCAGGCACAGGGCGAGGGCGCCGGAATGTTCGGCGGGCTCGAGGGAATGTTCGGCGAGGACTCCCCGATGGAGTCGCTGCTGGGCGGGCCGATGCCGGGCTCCGACGAGGCCGCGGCGATGCAGTTGCTGCTCGAGTATCTGGACGACGAGCGGTTCGAGCGGGTCGTCGTCGATACGGCACCGACGGGCCACACGCTGCGCCTGCTCCAGCTGCCCGAGCTCATGGACACAATGATGGGCCGTCTCATGACGTTCCGCCAGCGGATCGGCGGGATGCTCGACGGGATGAAGGGGATGTTCGGCGGCGAGGAGATGCCCGACCAGGAGCCCGACCTGCAGAACCTAGAGGAGCTGCGCGAGCGTATCGAGCAACTCCGGGCCGCCCTACGGGACCCCGCCCGAACCGACTTCCGGATCGTACTGGTCCCCGAGGAGATGAGCGTCCTCGAGTCCAAACGACTGCGCGAACAGCTCGGGGAGTTCGGGATTCCCGTCGGAACCGTCGTCGTCAACCGCGTCATGGAGCCGCTGTCGGACGTCACCGACGACGTCGAGGGTGAGTTCTTACAGCCCGACCTCGAGAGCTGCGAGTTCTGCCAGCGCCGCTGGGACGTCCAGCAGTCGGCGCTCGCGGAGGCCCAGGAGCTGTTCCGGGGGACCGACGTTCGCCGGGTGCCGCTGTTCGCCGACGAGGTCCAGGGCGAGGGGATGCTCGAGGTCGTCGCGGCCTGCCTGCGGTAG
- a CDS encoding pyridoxal phosphate-dependent aminotransferase codes for MEYETPLFFRVMQYADRADRDVIDMVSGNPDWEPPEALREGLGDYADFEPDRFQYPPSEGLVELREEIAARRNVDVEQVVVTNGAGEANYLAMARALERDRGDEVVLTDPVYPYYPGKTTMLGGRQRFVAADAEGQLDPAAVREVVGEETAAIVVNSPNNPTGAVYPEETIRELVAIAEEYDAVLVSDEVYDHFDLSGRFASALGVDSDHRIVTNAFSKSMAITGFRVGYAIFPPHLVENAKSRHMLVNVAGSRPAQYAVLRGLRETEPDYYERNRELLAERVETFTDALEDAGADYTTPQGSFYVMARFEDYPGTLENVERLIDEAGVAGMPGEAFGDSRADWLRFALVTPRVSAAAERLAAYFDR; via the coding sequence ATGGAGTACGAGACGCCGCTGTTCTTTCGCGTGATGCAGTACGCCGACCGGGCCGACCGGGACGTGATCGACATGGTCAGTGGGAACCCCGACTGGGAGCCACCGGAGGCGCTGCGGGAGGGGCTGGGCGACTACGCCGACTTCGAGCCCGACCGGTTCCAGTATCCGCCCAGCGAGGGCCTCGTCGAGCTTCGCGAGGAGATCGCCGCCCGACGGAACGTTGACGTCGAGCAGGTCGTCGTCACCAACGGCGCGGGAGAGGCGAACTACCTCGCGATGGCGCGGGCGCTCGAGCGCGACCGCGGCGACGAGGTCGTACTGACCGATCCCGTCTACCCCTACTACCCGGGGAAGACGACGATGCTCGGCGGCCGTCAGCGGTTCGTCGCCGCCGACGCCGAGGGCCAGCTCGATCCCGCGGCCGTTCGCGAGGTCGTCGGCGAGGAGACGGCCGCGATCGTCGTCAACTCGCCGAACAACCCGACGGGAGCCGTCTACCCCGAGGAGACGATCCGCGAACTCGTCGCGATCGCCGAGGAGTACGACGCCGTCCTCGTCAGCGACGAGGTGTACGACCACTTCGACCTCTCGGGACGGTTCGCCTCCGCGCTCGGAGTCGACTCCGACCACCGCATCGTCACCAACGCCTTCTCGAAGTCGATGGCGATCACCGGGTTCCGAGTCGGGTACGCGATCTTCCCGCCACACCTCGTCGAGAACGCCAAGAGCCGCCACATGCTGGTCAACGTCGCGGGCAGCCGTCCCGCCCAGTACGCGGTTCTCCGGGGACTCCGGGAGACCGAGCCCGACTACTACGAGCGAAACCGGGAGCTGCTGGCCGAGCGCGTCGAGACGTTCACCGACGCCCTCGAGGACGCGGGCGCCGACTACACCACGCCGCAGGGATCGTTCTACGTGATGGCTCGCTTCGAGGACTACCCGGGGACCCTCGAGAACGTCGAGCGACTGATCGACGAGGCCGGCGTGGCCGGGATGCCCGGCGAGGCGTTCGGCGACTCGCGAGCCGACTGGCTTCGCTTCGCGCTGGTCACGCCCCGCGTCTCGGCGGCCGCGGAGCGGCTCGCGGCGTACTTCGATCGATAG
- a CDS encoding CinA family protein — MNDDIDRELPMDVADVMRETGDTLAVAESCTGGLIGAAITAVPGASDYFDSGLTTYAYDAKRRHLGVSREALDEYGAVSEPVAREMAQGVRDATDTTWGIATTGVAGPTGGTEDDPVGTVYIGIAYAGPWGSESSFATVSRYEFDGDRATVRAKTVDRALEDLLAAVEDVRG; from the coding sequence ATGAACGACGACATCGACCGCGAACTGCCGATGGACGTCGCCGACGTGATGCGGGAGACCGGAGACACGCTCGCGGTCGCCGAGTCCTGTACGGGCGGGCTGATCGGCGCCGCGATCACAGCGGTGCCGGGAGCCAGCGACTACTTCGATTCGGGGCTGACGACCTACGCCTACGACGCCAAACGGCGCCACCTCGGGGTCAGCCGCGAGGCCCTGGACGAGTACGGCGCCGTCTCGGAACCGGTCGCCCGCGAGATGGCCCAGGGGGTCCGCGACGCGACGGATACGACCTGGGGGATCGCGACGACCGGCGTTGCCGGCCCGACGGGCGGTACCGAGGACGACCCCGTCGGCACGGTCTACATCGGAATCGCCTACGCCGGCCCGTGGGGCAGCGAGTCCTCGTTCGCGACGGTCTCTCGATACGAGTTCGACGGCGACCGCGCGACGGTACGAGCCAAGACCGTCGATCGGGCGCTCGAGGACCTGCTTGCCGCCGTCGAGGACGTTCGGGGGTAG
- a CDS encoding metal-dependent hydrolase: protein MNKRGHVLNAVLLSVGLGILLEPTADLGTLESVVAITVPVTLGALFPDVDTAFGRHRKTLHNLPVLGLFVAFPFVFGNLHYVWIGVLTHYVLDVTGSRRGIALFYPLSSREFDLPTGVPVSSGRADLVTVLVTGFELAVAVLLLYELPRRGIDVAELGLWF from the coding sequence ATGAACAAACGGGGGCACGTCCTCAACGCCGTCCTGTTGAGCGTCGGGCTCGGCATCCTGCTCGAGCCGACGGCGGATCTGGGGACGCTCGAGTCCGTCGTCGCTATCACGGTTCCGGTGACGCTGGGGGCGCTCTTTCCCGACGTCGACACCGCCTTCGGTCGCCACCGCAAGACGCTACACAACCTCCCCGTGCTCGGGCTGTTCGTCGCCTTCCCGTTCGTCTTCGGCAACCTCCACTACGTCTGGATCGGCGTCCTGACCCACTACGTCCTCGACGTCACGGGCAGCAGGCGCGGCATCGCGCTGTTTTACCCGCTCTCGAGCAGGGAGTTCGATCTGCCGACGGGGGTCCCGGTCAGCAGCGGGCGGGCCGATCTCGTGACGGTGCTCGTGACCGGGTTCGAGCTCGCGGTCGCGGTCCTCCTGCTGTACGAGCTCCCGCGTCGAGGGATCGACGTCGCGGAGCTCGGGCTCTGGTTCTGA
- a CDS encoding DUF7139 domain-containing protein, protein MTSLTEVYQGDARSGPSRRRLYVGTGLVASGAVLAVLGVVLATTELFDGIVASATGWEMAAHYATVRLAGIVAGVGVPAALVGLFLVLPASRRLRAAGAVGAGLCLLGVALFWVAYPYHWRGVGADLTLEVAAVYLLGLFAAIWCLFVGVVNFKTRNDPGGTLEMHVTRQNRTIVERDDEGPAGGLGGIGVLGAEPDGEIEPEPSARRDGGPAGTAEPAPDREDAELLETESEPTLPRDRYCGNCEQFAYARERGSDELIPYCTRHEEAMTGMDACEDWTPNRR, encoded by the coding sequence ATGACGAGTCTGACGGAGGTGTACCAGGGCGACGCACGGTCGGGGCCGAGCCGACGGCGGCTGTACGTCGGGACGGGCCTCGTCGCGTCCGGCGCCGTCCTCGCAGTGCTGGGGGTCGTGCTGGCGACGACCGAACTGTTCGACGGGATCGTCGCCTCGGCGACTGGCTGGGAGATGGCGGCCCACTACGCGACCGTCCGGCTCGCCGGGATCGTGGCCGGAGTCGGGGTTCCGGCCGCCCTCGTCGGTCTCTTTCTCGTCTTGCCCGCGAGCCGTCGGCTCCGCGCAGCCGGCGCGGTCGGCGCCGGGCTCTGCCTGCTCGGGGTCGCGCTCTTCTGGGTCGCCTACCCCTACCACTGGCGCGGGGTCGGCGCGGATCTGACCCTCGAGGTCGCCGCGGTCTACCTCCTCGGTCTGTTCGCCGCGATCTGGTGTCTGTTCGTCGGCGTCGTCAACTTCAAGACCCGCAACGACCCCGGCGGCACCCTCGAGATGCACGTCACGCGACAGAACCGGACGATCGTCGAGCGAGACGACGAGGGACCCGCCGGGGGACTCGGCGGGATCGGCGTCCTCGGCGCCGAACCCGACGGCGAGATCGAACCCGAACCGAGCGCCCGCCGAGACGGTGGCCCCGCCGGGACGGCCGAGCCCGCCCCGGACCGCGAGGACGCCGAGCTGCTCGAAACCGAATCCGAGCCGACGCTACCGAGGGATCGCTACTGCGGAAACTGCGAGCAGTTCGCGTACGCTCGCGAGCGCGGATCGGACGAGCTGATTCCGTACTGCACCCGCCACGAGGAGGCGATGACCGGGATGGACGCCTGCGAGGACTGGACGCCGAACCGCCGGTAG
- a CDS encoding DUF5789 family protein, with product MSDDDEEDAPAVELGERTPVEGAPLARISSRLFWPKEKSEIDRLEGDSVIRTPDGPRELSAVLEEIDETYFQRHQEFERHVRDVVGTGPVPTADE from the coding sequence ATGAGCGACGACGACGAGGAGGACGCGCCCGCAGTCGAGCTCGGCGAGCGAACCCCCGTCGAGGGGGCTCCACTGGCCCGCATCAGCTCGCGGCTCTTCTGGCCAAAGGAGAAAAGCGAGATCGACCGCCTCGAGGGCGACAGCGTCATCCGGACGCCCGACGGCCCGCGGGAGCTCTCGGCGGTGCTCGAGGAGATCGACGAGACCTACTTCCAGCGCCACCAGGAGTTCGAGCGCCACGTCCGGGACGTCGTCGGCACGGGGCCGGTTCCGACCGCCGACGAGTAA
- a CDS encoding CPBP family glutamic-type intramembrane protease, whose translation MSAEEEQRGVDWLPGPLDGLSWFQKSLLTGAVLTVLWMQLVPGELERRVVVDSVLLIGGPLVLGLTHGNHIGWNVNRTAVRNAVLLSLFVLPFYLVGSTLPTIRAFYPMWETSAAPGEFIPHAIQLFALALAAETYYRGLLCVGVREIGFKAVLISPVVYMIHHMSKPPLEFLLSGPTDVLFGAVDYKSNSILPSVIAHGAGLVLLDWLVLHDPLFDPTGFLEYLEWLPIPI comes from the coding sequence GTGTCGGCCGAGGAAGAGCAACGCGGGGTCGACTGGCTCCCCGGCCCGCTGGACGGACTCAGCTGGTTCCAGAAGTCGCTCCTTACGGGAGCCGTCCTCACGGTCCTGTGGATGCAGCTGGTCCCCGGCGAGCTCGAGCGTCGCGTCGTCGTCGACTCGGTACTGCTGATCGGCGGCCCGCTCGTGTTGGGGCTGACCCACGGCAACCACATCGGCTGGAACGTCAACCGAACCGCCGTCCGCAACGCCGTCCTGCTCTCGCTTTTCGTCCTCCCGTTCTATCTGGTCGGCTCGACGCTTCCGACGATCCGGGCGTTCTACCCGATGTGGGAGACCTCGGCCGCACCCGGCGAGTTCATCCCCCACGCGATCCAGCTGTTCGCGCTCGCTTTGGCCGCTGAGACCTACTACCGCGGGCTGCTCTGTGTCGGCGTCCGGGAGATCGGGTTCAAGGCCGTTCTGATCAGCCCCGTCGTCTACATGATCCACCACATGTCGAAACCGCCCCTGGAGTTCCTGCTGTCGGGACCGACCGACGTGCTGTTCGGCGCGGTCGACTACAAGTCCAACTCGATCCTCCCCTCGGTGATCGCCCACGGCGCCGGGCTCGTTCTGCTGGACTGGCTAGTCCTGCACGACCCGCTGTTCGATCCTACCGGGTTCCTGGAGTACCTCGAGTGGCTCCCGATCCCGATCTGA
- a CDS encoding DUF302 domain-containing protein, whose protein sequence is MSLPIDPAEIDPEDVGEKQAVLEMEHEEAIEHVREVCEEVGFGIPAEFSPSELLNEKVDADRDPYYVLGACNPEIADRALDETLRIGGFFPCNMIVWEEEPGRQRVYHLSIMKMARLLGLAPDSEEWADIVDETGELTEEAFAKFDSVDAETSH, encoded by the coding sequence ATGAGTCTCCCAATCGACCCGGCCGAGATCGATCCCGAGGACGTCGGCGAGAAACAGGCCGTCCTCGAGATGGAACACGAGGAGGCGATCGAACACGTCCGCGAGGTCTGCGAGGAGGTCGGCTTCGGCATCCCCGCGGAGTTCTCTCCGTCCGAACTGCTCAACGAGAAGGTCGACGCCGACCGCGATCCCTACTACGTGCTGGGCGCCTGCAACCCCGAGATCGCCGACCGGGCGTTGGACGAGACGCTGCGGATCGGCGGGTTCTTCCCGTGTAACATGATCGTCTGGGAGGAGGAGCCGGGCCGTCAGCGTGTGTACCACCTCTCGATCATGAAGATGGCCCGGCTGCTCGGACTGGCTCCGGACAGCGAGGAGTGGGCAGACATTGTCGACGAGACGGGTGAACTCACCGAGGAGGCGTTCGCGAAGTTCGACTCCGTCGACGCCGAGACGAGCCACTGA